In Brachypodium distachyon strain Bd21 chromosome 2, Brachypodium_distachyon_v3.0, whole genome shotgun sequence, one genomic interval encodes:
- the LOC104583025 gene encoding putative F-box protein At2g02030: protein MSTVSLPYHVVFDILLRTPVKSVCRFRCVSKAWRDLIRSPVFAAAHKSRHGPLLVDAGSFHEEEPAGGRDLRLMDMDGSVVRVIRGAGGFGMMSNTSLDDLICVNGASCDGINVVDPATGEVLLTCPQVDIVEEHDKFPYVAMRYYVNFGIGRAVPSNQYKLVRLVADKTCEVFTLGDGGGGWRQAQPLPVHRRQPRSDPIRILPDQGSPIAVNGVMYFLSRDSCASLLCFDLEREQWKTGIIQGPHKVVGLKKWAETAGIRITELNGALCMVQAACGTYSQPIECPVTNIWTLDNLGKQGDWIKAYTIPMAPNACRYMPLRVMRGGGKLLLQCSFDQGRSLVLQIYDHHTDTCTNVTGAPADLAGRIGLCNFRLDHPVPAKNLLALLLDQACCYFSVTS, encoded by the coding sequence aTGAGCACCGTCTCTTTACCTTACCACGTCGTCTTCGACATCCTCTTGAGGACGCCGGTCAAGTCTGTCTGCCGGTTCCGATGCGTCTCCAAAGCCTGGCGCGACCTCATCCGCAGCCCGGTCTTCGCGGCGGCCCACAAGTCCCGGCACGGCCCGCTCCTCGTCGACGCCGGCTCCTTCCACGAGGAAGaacccgccggcggccgcgaccTGCGGCTCATGGACATGGACGGCAGCGTGGTGAGAGTCATCAGGGGCGCCGGTGGCTTCGGGATGATGAGCAACACGAGCCTCGACGACCTCATATGCGTCAACGGCGCCTCCTGCGACGGCATCAACGTGGTCGATCCGGCCACCGGGGAAGTTCTCCTGACATGCCCACAAGTGGACATCGTAGAGGAGCACGACAAGTTTCCCTACGTCGCCATGCGCTACTACGTTAATTTCGGCATCGGCCGTGCCGTCCCGTCGAATCAATACAAGCTGGtccgcctcgtcgccgacAAGACTTGCGAGGTCTTCACTTTaggagacggcggaggagggtgGAGGCAAGCGCAGCCGTTGCCGGTCCACCGACGCCAGCCCCGGTCAGATCCTATCCGCATCCTCCCTGATCAAGGCTCTCCCATCGCCGTCAATGGCGTCATGTACTTCTTGTCGCGAGATAGCTGTGCAAGCTTGCTCTGCTTCGACCTGGAGAGGGAGCAATGGAAGACGGGCATAATACAAGGGCCGCACAAAGTTGTTGGCTTGAAGAAGTGGGCGGAAACTGCAGGGATCCGCATAACGGAGCTCAACGGCGCCCTGTGCATGGTCCAAGCGGCGTGCGGGACGTATTCACAACCGATTGAATGTCCGGTCACCAACATATGGACCCTGGATAATTTGGGCAAGCAGGGTGACTGGATCAAGGCGTACACGATCCCAATGGCGCCGAATGCGTGTCGTTATATGCCATTGAGGGTGATGCGCGGTGGTGGGAAGCTGCTCTTGCAATGCTCTTTTGATCAAGGACGATCGTTGGTACTTCAGATCTACGATCATCACACTGATACCTGCACAAACGTTACCGGGGCGCCGGCCGATCTTGCGGGTAGAATTGGCCTCTGTAACTTCCGTTTGGACCATCCCGTGCCCGCCAAGAATTTGTTGGCACTTCTTTTAGACCAAGCATGTTGTTATTTTTCGGTCACTAGCTAG
- the LOC100826017 gene encoding protein NRT1/ PTR FAMILY 6.1 → MEPPSSPNNPNHKEIKSPPPVPSPAPPPPPNPSLHRKKLSFHFMDSDDRRYPPPGPGSTTPLNIRGSPIPAADLPKTGGWTAAFFIFGNEAAERMAYYGLSVNMVVFLFKVMHLPFAASANAVNAFLGISQASSVLGGFLADAYLGRYWAIALFATLYLLGLAALTLCATLPALVPAQDGCDKLLLLLGGCAKASPWQTGCLYAALYVTAFGAAGIRPCVSSFGADQFDDRDGNYKRRLDRFFNVFYLAVTVGAIAAFTVVVYIQMNHGWAAAFGTLALAMGASNALFFAGTPLYRHKAPGGSPLTRVAQVLVAAFRNRNADVTETGFVGLYEVAGPKSAIRGSGKLEHTDRMAWLDKAALMTPEAAGGDAPDPWRVCTVTQVEEVKILLRLVPVPACTVMLSVVLTEFLTLSVQQAYTLNTDLAALHLPVTCMPVFPCIAIFLVLALYYNTFAPIARRLTGHPHGASQLQRVGLGLFFSIVSVAWAGVFERYRRRYAVEHGYLGLFLTPMPGLSAYWLLIQYCLIGIAEVFCLVGLIEFLYQEAPDAMRSVGSAYAAVAGGLGCFFATALNNAVDAATGDVANGRPSWLAQNINVARFDYLYWLLAVLSTVNLAVFIYFAKIYKYRSSSSRPDNSNSSNKLEISISDHK, encoded by the coding sequence ATGGAACCACCATCATCACCCAACAATCCAAACCACAAGGAGATcaagtcgccgccgccggtgccatcaccagcaccaccacccccGCCGAACCCTTCGCTGCATCGCAAGAAGCTGAGCTTCCACTTCATGGACAGCGACGACCGCCGCTACCCTCCGCCGGGACCCGGCTCCACGACCCCTCTAAACATCCGCGGCTCCCcgatccccgccgccgacctcccgaAAACCGGCGGCTGGACGGCCGCCTTCTTCATCTTCGGCAACGAGGCCGCGGAGCGGATGGCCTACTACGGGCTGTCCGTCAACAtggtcgtcttcctcttcaAGGTCATGCACCTGCccttcgccgcctccgccaacGCCGTCAACGCCTTCCTCGGCATCTCCCAGGCCTCCTCCGTGCTGGGGGGTTTCCTCGCCGACGCCTACCTGGGCCGATACTGGGCCATCGCGCTCTTCGCCACGCTCTACCTCCTGGGCCTCGCCGCGCTCACCCTCTGCGCCACCCTGCCGGCGCTCGTCCCGGCCCAGGACGGCTGCGACAAGCTGCTCTTGCTCCTCGGTGGCTGCGCCAAGGCGAGTCCCTGGCAGACGGGGTGCCTCTATGCCGCGCTCTATGTCACGGCCTTCGGCGCCGCCGGGATCCGGCCTTGCGTGTCCTCTTTCGGCGCCGATCAGTTCGACGACAGAGACGGAAACTACAAGAGGCGGCTTGACAGGTTCTTTAACGTCTTCTACCTCGCCGTCACGGTGGGCGCCATTGCGGCGTTCACGGTGGTGGTGTACATCCAGATGAACCATggatgggcggcggcgttcgGGACGCTGGCGCTGGCGATGGGGGCTTCGAACGCGCTCTTCTTCGCCGGCACGCCGCTGTACCGGCACAAGGCGCCGGGGGGAAGCCCGCTCACCAGGGTCGCGCAGgtgctcgtcgccgccttccgcaACCGGAATGCCGACGTCACCGAGACAGGTTTCGTGGGGCTTTATGAGGTTGCCGGACCAAAGTCGGCGATCCGCGGCAGTGGCAAGCTCGAGCACACGGACCGCATGGCCTGGCTGGACAAGGCCGCGCTGATGacgccggaggcggcgggaggagacgcTCCGGACCCGTGGCGGGTGTGCACGGTGACGCAGGTGGAGGAGGTGAAGATCCTGCTGCGtctggtgccggtgccggcgtgcACCGTGATGCTCAGCGTCGTGCTCACCGAGTTCCTCACGCTCTCCGTCCAGCAGGCCTACACGCTCAACACCGACCTCGCCGCGCTGCACCTGCCGGTCACCTGCATGCCGGTCTTCCCCTGCATCGCCatcttcctcgtcctcgcccTCTACTACAACACCTTCGCGCCGATCGCCCGCCGCCTCACGGGCCACCCGCATGGCGCGTCCCAGCTGCAGCGGGTCGGCCTCggcctcttcttctccatcgtCTCAGTCGCCTGGGCCGGCGTCTTCGAGCGGTACCGGCGCCGCTACGCCGTGGAGCACGGCTACCTGGGCTTGTTCCTGACGCCCATGCCGGGGCTCAGTGCATACTGGCTGCTCATCCAGTACTGCCTCATCGGCATCGCCGAGGTCTTCTGCCTCGTCGGCCTCATCGAGTTCCTCTACCAGGAGGCGCCCGATGCCATGCGCAGCGTTGGCTCGGCCtatgccgccgtcgccggagggCTCGGGTGCTTTTTCGCCACGGCGCTCAACAACGCCGTCGATGCCGCCACCGGTGACGTCGCCAATGGGAGGCCGTCGTGGCTGGCGCAGAACATTAATGTGGCGAGGTTTGATTACCTCTACTGGCTGCTGGCCGTGCTCAGCACCGTCAACCTCGCCGTCTTCATCTACTTCGCCAAAATCTACAAATACAGGTCTTCCAGTTCCAGACCGGACAACAGTAACAGCAGCAATAAGTTGGAGATCTCCATCTCTGACCACAAGTGA
- the LOC104583026 gene encoding LRR receptor-like serine/threonine-protein kinase RPK2 — MAAPYYHLLLILLLLHFTPLASPSAVADRAALLALKGAVTADPASLLSSWSSSPSSHYCHWRGVTCHPSTATVAAIDLPSASLSGTLDFPIPPRLLRLDLSGNNFSGPVPAAFLASQTLRALNLTSNRLTGPLLFPSPSSPAPCRSLTHLRLAANFLVGQIPRALAQCRSLRVLDLSRNVLEGAVPPALGRLAALRVLDVSRNSLTDRIPPQLAGCRNLAVLLLTNPTAPPGEDQQPEFNAFVGALPPEVLAIPALQVLWAPRANLDGRLLPGYRNNGSCSLRAVNLAQNYIAGAVPQWFGECGDLAFLDLSSNSLEGSMPAQLRIGCMKYLNVSRNSLSGLLLSSTDSKCSSRLIDADDDVLQYYEALVGSALISGPFGPVMGDSTSVALHDFSNNGFAGALPSLHLRLDGNHSYGLFLNSNMFNGTFSGGFFGFCKTANGAAVNLSSNQLSGTLDMLPSCLALQSFEAGHNRFSGSISPSIGDLHLLRSLVLRENNLAGQIPGRLGDLAALEVLDLSKNSLEGIMPPQLFGASRLKVLMLDHNRLSGSIPPSSSELAQLAVFDVSFNNLSGDIPSLRHFADCSSFAGNPLLSPCLGPNALVPPLAATDSGKQTQRSGGHLTRSKVLMVIVAAAATALVSFILAAFFFFLCERRKRAKIANLRRKVVVTFTDAPPELNYDNLIRATSNFSIQNLIGTGGFGATYKAELAPGYLVAVKRLAMGRFQGLQQFDAEIATLGRIRHRNLVTLIGYHIGESDTFLIYNYLPGGNLESFIHEMGSRKVSWAEVYTIGMDVAQALAFLHGSCTPRIIHRDIKPSNILLDDELNAYLSDFGLARLIEVAQTHATTDVAGTFGYVAPEYATTCRVSDKSDVYSFGVVLLELMSGKRSLDPSFSQFGDGFTIVAWGRMLMQEERTSEFFSPGLWDASPKDRLTEMLKVAISCTSESLAVRPSMRQVAARLKQLRNAQ; from the coding sequence ATGGCGGCTCCGTACTACCATCTCCTCCTCATACTCCTGCTCCTCCACTTCACCCCGCTggcctccccctccgccgtcgccgatcgcgccgccctcctcgcgcTTAAGGGAGCCGTCACCGCCGACCCGGcatccctcctctcctcctggtcatcctccccctcttcccaCTACTGCCATTGGCGCGGGGTCACCTGCCACCCATCCAcggccaccgtcgccgccatcgacctcccctccgcctccctctccGGCACCCTCGACTTCCCCATCCCGCCgcggctcctccgcctcgaCCTTTCCGGCAACAACTTCTCCGGCCCAGTccccgccgccttcctcgcctCCCAAACCCTCCGCGCCCTCAACCTCACCTCCAACCGCCTCACAggccccctcctcttccccagcCCCTCTTCGCCGGCCCCTTGCCGCTCCCTCAcccacctccgcctcgccgccaaCTTCCTCGTCGGCCAAATCCCCCGCGCGCTAGCCCAATGCCGCTCCCTCCGTGTCCTCGACCTCTCCCGCAACGTCCTCGAGGGCGCCGTCCCGCCCGCGCtcggccgcctcgccgcgctccGCGTCCTCGACGTCTCCCGCAACAGCCTCACCGACAGGATCCCGCCCCAGCTCGCCGGCTGCCGGAACCTCGCCGTGCTCCTGCTCACCAACCCCACCGCGCCCCCGGGGGAGGATCAGCAGCCGGAGTTCAACGCCTTCGTCGGCGCGCTGCCGCCCGAGGTGCTCGCCATCCCGGCGCTGCAGGTTCTCTGGGCGCCCAGGGCCAACTTGGACGGCCGGCTGCTGCCAGGCTACAGGAACAACGGGTCCTGCAGCCTCCGGGCGGTCAACCTTGCACAGAACTATATCGCTGGTGCAGTCCCGCAGTGGTTCGGTGAGTGTGGAGACCTGGCATTTCTTGATCTCAGCTCCAACAGCTTGGAGGGCTCCATGCCTGCGCAACTCAGAATAGGATGTATGAAGTACCTCAATGTCAGCCGGAATTCGCTGTCAGGCCTGCTGCTTTCGTCCACGGACAGCAAATGCTCGAGCCGTTTGATCGATGCCGATGATGATGTACTTCAGTACTATGAGGCATTGGTTGGGAGTGCATTGATCAGTGGCCCTTTTGGTCCTGTGATGGGGGACAGTACTAGTGTGGCTCTCCATGATTTCAGCAACAATGGGTTTGCTGGGGCACTGCCGTCTCTTCACTTGCGTCTAGATGGGAATCACTCTTACGGTTTGTTCCTCAACAGCAATATGTTCAACGGCACGTTTTCTGGTGGATTTTTTGGATTCTGCAAGACTGCGAATGGCGCCGCTGTCAATTTGAGCAGTAATCAGTTGTCAGGTACTCTTGATATGCTCCCAAGCTGTTTAGCTCTTCAAAGTTTTGAGGCTGGTCACAACAGGTTCAGTGGGTCAATCTCTCCTAGCATTGGTGACCTGCATTTGCTGCGGAGCTTGGTCTTGAGGGAAAACAATTTGGCAGGTCAGATCCCAGGGCGGCTTGGTGATTTGGCTGCTCTGGAGGTTCTGgatttgtcaaaaaattctCTGGAAGGTATCATGCCTCCACAATTGTTTGGCGCGTCGCGCCTTAAAGTACTGATGCTCGACCACAACAGACTCTCAGGAAGCATCCCTCCCAGTTCCAGTGAACTGGCTCAACTAGCAGTTTTTGATGTCTCGTTCAACAACCTATCAGGTGACATTCCTAGTCTAAGGCACTTCGCTGATTGCAGTTCATTTGCTGGCAATCCCCTGCTGTCCCCGTGCTTGGGTCCAAATGCATTGGTACCACCATTAGCAGCAACTGATTCCGGGAAACAGACTCAAAGATCAGGTGGCCACTTGACTAGATCCAAGGTCCTGATGGTGAttgtagctgctgctgcgactGCTCTAGTGTCTTTTATTCTTGcagcctttttcttctttttgtgtgAAAGAAGGAAACGAGCAAAGATTGCAAATTTAAGGAGAAAAGTAGTTGTGACGTTCACTGATGCTCCTCCTGAGCTTAACTACGACAACCTCATCCGAGCAACAAGTAACTTCAGCATCCAGAACTTGATTGGAACAGGTGGTTTTGGTGCCACCTACAAGGCTGAGCTGGCTCCTGGTTATCTTGTCGCAGTGAAGAGGCTAGCCATGGGGCGTTTCCAAGGTCTTCAGCAGTTTGATGCGGAAATCGCGACTCTCGGAAGAATTCGGCATAGGAATCTCGTTACACTTATTGGGTACCATATCGGAGAATCAGACACTTTCCTGATCTACAACTATCTGCCCGGTGGGAACCTCGAGAGCTTTATACATGAGATGGGGAGCAGAAAAGTGTCCTGGGCTGAGGTTTATACCATAGGCATGGATGTTGCCCAAGCGTTGGCTTTCCTTCATGGCTCTTGCACACCTCGGATCATTCATCGAGACATCAAACCGAGCAATATTCTGCTGGATGATGAGCTGAATGCATACTTGTCAGATTTTGGATTGGCTAGACTGATAGAAGTTGCACAAACGCATGCCACGACTGATGTTGCTGGGACTTTTGGCTATGTTGCGCCTGAATATGCAACCACCTGCAGAGTCTCTGACAAGTCTGACGTTTACAGTTTTGGAGTTGTTCTTCTAGAGTTGATGTCGGGCAAGAGGTCCTTGGATCCCTCATTCTCACAGTTTGGTGATGGTTTTACGATTGTAGCATGGGGGAGGATGCTGATGCAGGAAGAGCGCACCAGTGAATTCTTCTCTCCGGGACTTTGGGATGCATCACCAAAGGACAGATTGACCGAGATGTTAAAAGTTGCTATATCATGCACCTCAGAGTCACTAGCTGTTCGGCCATCAATGAGGCAGGTTGCAGCAAGGTTGAAGCAATTGAGGAATGCCCAATGA
- the LOC100825412 gene encoding vacuolar protein sorting-associated protein 60.1: protein MKKIFGAKKNKDPPPTIQDATNQINKRGESVDDKIRKLDEELARYKDQIRKARPGPSQDAIKARAIRLLKHKRMYEEQRNMLYNQTYNLDQVGFAADGLKDAQQTMNAMKAANKELKGMMKTVKIEDIDNMQDEMTDLMDVSNEIQESLGRSYNIPDDVDEEELMGELDALEADMEFESTAVPSYLQPDEESDLNLPAAPTYPAAVPLSRHQEDELGLPAVPRASLRS, encoded by the exons atgAAGAAGATCTTCGGCGCCAAGAAGAACAAGGACCCTCCGCCCACAATCCAAGACGCCACCAACCAA ATAAACAAGCGGGGGGAGAGCGTGGACGACAAGATCAGGAAGctggacgaggagctggccagATACAAGGACCAGATCCGCAAGGCCCGCCCGGGCCCGTCCCAGGACGCCATCAAGGCCCGCGCCATCAGGCTCCTCAAGCACAAGCGCATGTACGAGGAGCAGCGCAACATGCTCTACAACCAGACCTACAACCTCGACCAAGTCGGGTtcgccgccgacggcctcAAGGACGCCCAGCAGACT ATGAATGCGATGAAGGCGGCCAACAAGGAGCTCAAGGGGATGATGAAAACTGTCAAGATCGAGGACATCGAT AATATGCAAGATGAAATGACGGATCTGATGGACGTGAGCAACGAAATACAAGAATCTCTTGGCAGAAGCTACAACATCCCTGATGATGTTGATGAGGAAGAGCTAATGGGAG AGCTGGATGCTCTGGAAGCTGATATGGAGTTCGAGTCTACTGCAGTCCCGTCGTATCTTCAACCAGACGAGGAATCTGATCTGAACCTGCCCGCTGCACCGACTTATCCTGCAGCAGTTCCACTAAGCAGGCACCAG